In the genome of Streptomyces collinus, one region contains:
- a CDS encoding SigE family RNA polymerase sigma factor translates to MPVPEPEVEALAPAPADPAEREREAGLAGLFELHYASMLRLAVLLGADDPENVVAEAYYQIYRKWRRLRDIEAAEAYLRSTVCNLTRMRIRHLQVARKHVESPPEETVVSAESAALLRDDQRVLIDALQQLPARQREALVLRHWLGLKEGEIAAAMGISSGSVKTHTARGLAALTQAMEARR, encoded by the coding sequence ATACCCGTGCCGGAGCCCGAAGTCGAGGCGCTGGCGCCCGCGCCGGCCGACCCCGCGGAACGGGAGCGCGAGGCCGGACTCGCCGGGCTCTTCGAGCTGCACTACGCCTCGATGCTGCGCCTGGCGGTGCTGCTGGGCGCGGACGACCCGGAGAACGTGGTGGCCGAGGCGTACTACCAGATCTACCGGAAGTGGCGGCGCCTGAGGGACATCGAGGCGGCGGAGGCGTATCTGCGCTCCACGGTGTGCAATCTGACCCGGATGCGCATCCGGCACCTCCAGGTCGCCCGCAAGCACGTGGAGAGTCCGCCGGAGGAGACCGTCGTCTCCGCCGAGAGCGCGGCGCTGCTCCGCGACGACCAGCGCGTCCTGATCGACGCGCTGCAGCAGTTGCCGGCCCGGCAGCGCGAGGCACTCGTGCTGCGGCACTGGCTCGGACTGAAGGAGGGCGAGATCGCCGCCGCGATGGGCATCTCCTCCGGTTCGGTGAAGACACACACGGCGCGCGGTCTGGCCGCGCTGACCCAGGCGATGGAGGCCCGGCGATGA